The following is a genomic window from Collimonas fungivorans Ter331.
GGGTATCGATCAGGTATTGCACCGCATTGCCCTTGGCCAGCGGCTGTTTCGGTTCGAATACCTTGACTCCGGTGACGCCTTCGGCGCCGTGCACTTCGGCGGCATAGATGGGCGCCCGCAGCATCGGACGGGCGCAGCCGGCATACACCGGCACATCCGGCCGGTTGGCCCATTCGCGCACCATGCGCGCATTGCGCGAGGTGTAGTTGAGCTGCACGTTGCCGGCCACCGTGGTCAGCGCCCGCACGTCCAGCTTGTCGCGCGCCGACAAGGCCAGCAGCAAGGCGATCACATCGTCGGCGCCGGGATCGGTATCGATGATCAGCGGCACGGGAGCGGCGGTGGCCGCCAGCGCCGAACCCATCGGCAAAGCACTCAGCAACAGGCCGCCGGTCAGCAGCTTGCCGCCGTGGGTCAGGAAATTGCGGCGAGCCATGGCGGCGTCCTCCAGTATGTGTTTGGTCATCTCGATTCTTTCCTTGGTTCTTTGGTCCAGCGGCGCTTGATTTATTGCCAGGCGCCGCGCAAAGCCTGCACCTGCTGCTGCAGATATTCCGGCGTCGCCTGCTCCGCCGCCACCGGCTCGCCGACCGCCAGCTGCAAGGCCGACAATGGGCCGCGCTTGAACGAACGCTGGAACGGATTACCGGCGCTGCGGGTCCACATGCTGCCCCACAAGCCGCTCAGGGCCATCGGGATCACCGGCACCGGCGTGCGTTCGACGATTTTCTTGATGCCGCCGCGGAATTCGTTCATTTCGCCGGTGCTGGTCAGTTTGCCTTCCGGGAAAATGCAGACCAGGTCGCCGTCTTCCAGCGCCGCAGCGATCTGGTCAAAGGCGCGCTCCATCAGTTGCGGATTCTCCTTGGCCGGCGCAATCGGGATCGCCTTGGCGGTCTTGAACAGCCAGGCCAGCACCGGGATCTTGAAAATCCGGTGATCCATGACGAAGCGGATAGGGCGCGGGCTGGCCGCCATGATCACGATCGCATCGACGTAGCTGACGTGGTTGCAGACCAGCACCGCGGCACCCTCGTCCGGAATACGGTCGCGGTCGACGGTATGCACGCGGTGGATGGTATGGATCAGTATCCAGGCCACAAAACGGACCAGGTATTCCGGCACCACGGTGAAGATGTACAGCGCCACCAGCGCATTCAGGATCGCCGTCACCAGGAAAATCTGCGGGATGGTGAAACCGGATTGCAACAGCACCATCGCTACCAGCGCCGCCACCACCATGAACAAGGCGTTCATGATATTCATGCCGGCGATGGTGCGCGACAAGTGCCGGCGGTCGCAGCGGGTCTGGATCACCGCGAACAGCGGCACGATGTACAAGCCGCCGAACAGGCCGATCATTACGCAGTCGAACAGGATGCGCCAGCTGCCGTGCTGCTGCACGAACCCGGCCATGTCGACCGCCGTAGTATTGGTATAGCCGACGCTGGCCAGGAACAGGTCAAGGCCGAACACCGACAGGCCGATCGCGCCAAACGGCACCAGGCCGATTTCCACCTTGTGGCCCGACAAGCGTTCGCACAGCAGCGAGCCGGCGCCGACGCCGAGCGAGAACACCGTCAGCAGCAGCACAAAAACGCTGTGGTCGCCGTGCAGGTAGTTTTTTGCATACAAGGGAAATTGCGCCAGCACGATGGCGCCGTAAAACCAGAACCAGGAATTGGCCAGCATGGCCAGGAACACCGGCCGGTTCTTGCGCGAAAAACCCAGGTTGCGTACGGTTTCGGTAACCGGGTTCCAGTTGATCTTGAGCCCCGGTTCCGCCGCCGGCGTCAGCGGGATGCCGCGGCTGAACAGCCAGCCTACGATCGCAATCGCCACCGTGCCGCCGGCCACCAGTTCGATGCCCCACGGCTTGTGCACCACCAGCACCGCACCCAGCACTTCGCCCAGCAGGATGCCGACGAAGGTTCCCATCTCGATGATGCCGTTGCCGCCGACCAGCTCGTCCTGGCGCAGCTGCTGCGGCAGGTAGGCGTACTTGACCGGCCCGAAGATGGTCGAATGGATGCCCATGCCGACCACCGCCAGGATCAGCAGCCACAAGGTATGCGTCATCCAGCCGGCGGCGGCGATCGCCATGATGATGATTTCCAGCACCTTGACGTAGCGCGCCAGGCGCGATTTCTCGAACTTGTCGGCGAGCTGGCCGGCGGTCGCCGAAAACACCACGAACGGCAGGATGAACAAGCCCGGGATCAGGTTGTTCAGCAAGCTGACGTCCATGCTGGTCCAGCTCAGCGCTTCATAAGTCAGGATCGTCAGCAAGGCGGTCTTGAAGACATTGTCGTTGAACGCGCCGAAAAACTGGGTCCAGAAGAAAGGAGCGAAACGGCGCTGGCGCAGCAGGGAAAATTGACTGGATTTGGACATGGGTAAGCTAAGGTGAGGGGTGCGTGCTATGGCAAGTGATTATTGTTTTAATATTTTTCGGGCAGCTTACACAAAAAAACCGTTTGCGGCATCATTCTGCCGCAAACGGTTCCTGACAATCCATAACAAATACTATTCGTCGGCGTTGGACGGCCAGTCGCGGATATAGGCCTTCAGCATCTTGTTTTCAAAACCCTGGGCGTCCAGCACCGCCTTGGCCACGTCGTAGAACGACATCACGCCCAGCAAGGTGCGGGCATCCATGATCGGCACATAACGCGCATGGCGCTCCAGCATGATGCGGCGCACTTCGTTGACTTCGGTATCGGGCGTGACGGTGATCGGGCTGTCGTCCATGTGCTTGCGCACCGTGTTGCTGCCGACCGCGCCGCCGTTCTGGTGGATCGCATTCATCACTTCGCGGAAGGTCAGCATGCCTACCAGCGTCCCGAACTCCATCACCACCAGTGAACCGATATCCTTTTCCGCCATCGTGTTGACAGCCTCGATCAACGGCGTTTCCGGCGTCACGGTGTAAAGAATATTGCCTTTGACTTTGAGGATCTCAGAAACTTTCATGGGGCCATCCTGCCTTTGCTTGGGTTATGCTTGCTTGTATTGCTTGTATCCAGAATGTAGCTTAAGCGGAGCCAAAAATCTACCGCGCAGCGCAGCATGAATAGAACAAGCCCTCATATAAGCAAGAATTGAAGGAGACAGCCACACCATGAGCACCCCCCACTATCCCGGCTTCGACACCTTGTCGCTGCACGCCGGCAGCGTACCCGATCCAGCCACCGGCGCCCGCGCCACGCCGATTTACCTGACCTCGGCGTTTGTCTTCAAGGATTCCGACCAGGCAGCCTCGCTGTTCAACATGGAACGCGCCGGCCATGTGTATTCGCGCATT
Proteins encoded in this region:
- a CDS encoding MFS transporter, which produces MSKSSQFSLLRQRRFAPFFWTQFFGAFNDNVFKTALLTILTYEALSWTSMDVSLLNNLIPGLFILPFVVFSATAGQLADKFEKSRLARYVKVLEIIIMAIAAAGWMTHTLWLLILAVVGMGIHSTIFGPVKYAYLPQQLRQDELVGGNGIIEMGTFVGILLGEVLGAVLVVHKPWGIELVAGGTVAIAIVGWLFSRGIPLTPAAEPGLKINWNPVTETVRNLGFSRKNRPVFLAMLANSWFWFYGAIVLAQFPLYAKNYLHGDHSVFVLLLTVFSLGVGAGSLLCERLSGHKVEIGLVPFGAIGLSVFGLDLFLASVGYTNTTAVDMAGFVQQHGSWRILFDCVMIGLFGGLYIVPLFAVIQTRCDRRHLSRTIAGMNIMNALFMVVAALVAMVLLQSGFTIPQIFLVTAILNALVALYIFTVVPEYLVRFVAWILIHTIHRVHTVDRDRIPDEGAAVLVCNHVSYVDAIVIMAASPRPIRFVMDHRIFKIPVLAWLFKTAKAIPIAPAKENPQLMERAFDQIAAALEDGDLVCIFPEGKLTSTGEMNEFRGGIKKIVERTPVPVIPMALSGLWGSMWTRSAGNPFQRSFKRGPLSALQLAVGEPVAAEQATPEYLQQQVQALRGAWQ
- a CDS encoding CBS domain-containing protein; the encoded protein is MKVSEILKVKGNILYTVTPETPLIEAVNTMAEKDIGSLVVMEFGTLVGMLTFREVMNAIHQNGGAVGSNTVRKHMDDSPITVTPDTEVNEVRRIMLERHARYVPIMDARTLLGVMSFYDVAKAVLDAQGFENKMLKAYIRDWPSNADE